A genomic stretch from Megachile rotundata isolate GNS110a chromosome 1, iyMegRotu1, whole genome shotgun sequence includes:
- the LOC100878002 gene encoding chromobox protein homolog 1, which produces MSKGKESSPSGTEAQEFSVEKVLDRRVVKGKVEYFLKWKGYSNNDNTWEPEENLDCPDLIAQFEEQRKKKEAAAAKRLEDKEQKKRKSSSTPTPTQAKKKATEEKPEGFDRNLEPERIIGATDSSGELMFLMKWKGTDDADLVPARIANEKCPQIVIKFYEERLTWHSPTHDEEGSTKADAE; this is translated from the exons ATGAGCAAAGGAAAGGAATCATCCCCTTCTGGAACTGAAGCACAAGAATTCAGTGTTGAAAAAGTTTTAGACAGAAGGGTAGTTAAAGGAAAA GttgaatattttttgaaatGGAAAGGATATTCTAATAATGATAATACATGGGAACCAGAAGAAAATCTAGATTGTCCAGATTTAATTGCACAGTTTGAAGAGCagcgaaaaaagaaagaagcagCTGCAGCTAAACGACTTGAAGATAAAGAACAAAAGAAGCGAAAAAGTTCAAGTACTCCTACTCCTACCCAAGCTAAGAAAAAAGCAACAGAAGAAAAACCAGaag gcTTCGACAGAAATTTAGAACCGGAACGAATTATTGGTGCAACAGACTCAAGTGGAGAATTGATGTTTTTAATGAAGTGGAAAGGAACAGACGATGCAGATTTAGTACCTGCTCGAATTGCCAATGAAAAGTGTCCACAGATTGTAATAAAGTTTTATGAAGAACGATTAACATGGCATAGTCCTACTCATGATGAGGAAGGTTCAACAAAAGCTGATGCAGAGTAG
- the Idh3g gene encoding isocitrate dehydrogenase (NAD(+)) 3 non-catalytic subunit gamma, whose product MAARSVVKYLRAKPVITQIHRCATLSAFEIQHKTPTIKKVMPIPKAHYGGRHTVTMLPGAGIGPELMTYVKEVFSYAGVPVDFEDVDIDPNADDNEDLDYAITSIRRNGVALKGNIETRSTEAGVLSRNVALRNQLDLYVNVLHCVSYPGVNSRHKNIDIVIIRQNTEGEYAMLEHESVKGVVESMKVITSANSERLARYAFEYAKRHGRKKITTVHKANIMKLSDGLFLETSKKVAKDYPDIEHNNMIIDNTCMQLVSNPHQFDIVLTTNLYGAIVSNVVCGLLGGAGLLAGKNFGDHYTVFEPGTRNTGTAIAGKNIANPIAMLNAAVDMLRHLGHKRHATLIQDAINKTINQGVHTRDLGGQATSREVVNTIMKHIKTASM is encoded by the exons ATGGCTGCCCGATCAGTTGTTAAATATTTACGTGCAAAACCTGTTATAACGCAAATACACAGATGCGCAACGTTATCTGCGTTTGAAATACAACATAAAACTCCAACTATTAAAAAAGTAATGCCTATCCCAAAAGCCCATTACGGCGGACGACATACAGTTACTATGTTACCTGGTGCTGGAATTGGTCCAGAATTAATGACCTATGTAAAAGAG gTTTTTAGTTATGCAGGTGTACCAGTTGACTTTGAAGATGTAGATATTGATCCTAACGCAGATGATAATGAAGATTTGGATTATGCTATCACATCAATACGTAGAAATGGTGTAGCATTAAAAGGGAACATAGAAACTCGTAGCACAGAAGCTGGTGTGCTTTCTAGGAACGTTGCACTTCGAAATCAGTTGGATCTTTATGTTAATGTTTTACATTGTGTATCATATCCAGGAGTAAATTCACGTCACAAGAATATTGATATTGTTATTATAAGGCAAAATACAGAAGGAGAATATGCTATGTTAGAACATGAAAGTGTAAAAGGTGTTGTAGAAAGCATGAAAGTTATTACAAGTGCAAATTCTGAACGACTTGCAAGATATGCATTTGAATATGCTAAAAGGCATGGACGAAAAAAGATTACTACAGTTCATAAAGCAAATATAATGAAACTTTCTGATGGATTATTTTTAGAAACATCCAAGaaagttgcaaaggattatccAGACATTGAACACAATAATATGATTATTGATAATACCTGTATGCAATTGGTTTCGAATCCACATCAATTTGACATCGTCTTAACAACTAATTTGTATGGAGCAATTGTGTCGAATGTAGTATGTGGTTTGTTGGGTGGTGCTGGATTGTTAGCAGGTAAAAACTTTGGTGATCATTATACAGTATTTGAACCAGGTACTCGTAATACTGGTACAGCTATTGCTGGAAAAAATATTGCCAATCCTATTGCAATGTTAAATGCTGCTGTTGACATGTTACGTCATCTTGGACACAAACGTCATGCTACTTTAATTCAAGATGCAATTAATAAAACTATCAATCAAGGTGTACACACTCGTGATCTTGGTGGACAAGCTACAAGCAGAGAAGTTGTTAATACTATCATGAAACACATTAAAACAGCATCAATGTAA
- the LOC100877890 gene encoding putative ATP-dependent RNA helicase DDX10 yields the protein MSKKRKVKVYRAKKKQLPEAKVIAELQLKYDSIDETKVKKFTDLPLSKKTQKGLAENNYVDMTDIQRQSIGLALRGNDILGAAKTGSGKTLAFLIPVLEILYCKQWTRLDGLGALIITPTRELAYQIYETLRKIGQFHDFSAGLIIGGKDLKFEKKRVDQCNIIICTPGRLLQHMDENPLFDCVNMQVLVLDEADRCLDMGFQQTMNSIIENLPSKRQTLLFSATQTRSVKDLARLSLKDPMYVSVHEHATHTTPEALQQSYIICPLEDKLSMLWSFIRNHLKQKIIVFFSSCKQVKYMYEVFCRLRPGVSLLALYGTLHQLRRMEIYETFCKKQFAVLFATDIAARGLDFPAVNWVVQMDCPEDVNAYIHRAGRTARFQSGGESLLVLLSSEIKMVEKLKERKIPISMIKINPNKLQSPQRKIEALLARDVSLKESAQRAFIAYVKSVFLMKDKEIFNVRALNTDSFARSLGLAIPPRIRFLQRMEQKQQSSTKNTISDQNDENSESDNSKKQVNSNYSDDDDYKEKKEVISEQNTNKFTFDDSDNDDILTIKRKNVDIDDIVINDKDNEDEYSNKKKVVTKAAVAKKILRKKIIPNKKTTFDDEGKELLDPTKVKISELAKQYENDVDSGINIEIAKQILREEDRIDKQRFKEKVKEKHREEKRKLKASKKKIENKNSDEDEVQESANDDDNSDSEYSAPDLSWLPDPDKIYGKQQDEETNCDIADSEESEKETKIHRPPKRKLMTQKEHKKKKQKISLEIENTNLKTDEELALQLLQN from the exons ATGTCTAAGAAAAGGAAGGTAAAAGTGTACAGAGCAAAGAAGAAACAGCTACCTGAAGCAAAAGTAATCGCAGAATTACAATTGAAATATGACAGT attGATGAAactaaagttaaaaaatttacggATCTTCCATTATCAAAGAAAACACAGAAAGGTTTGGCAGAAAATAATTATGTTGATATGACAGATATTCAAAGGCAAAGCATCGGACTTGCATTACGTGGGAATGATATTTTAGGAGCTGCCAAAACTGGCAGTGGAAAAACCTTAGCTTTTCTTATTCCA gttctagaaattttatattgtaaacaATGGACAAGATTAGATGGACTTGGCGCACTCATTATCACACCAACTAGAGAACTTGCATATCAAATATATGAAACATTACGAAAAATTGGCCAATTTCATGATTTTTCTGCTGGTCTTATTATTGGTGGGaaagatttgaaattcgaaaagaaACGTGTGGATCAATGCAATATCATCATTTGTACCCCTGGTCGTTTATTACAACATATGGATGAAAATCCATTATTTGATTGTGTAAATATGCAG GTATTAGTATTAGATGAAGCTGATCGATGTTTAGATATGGGTTTTCAACAAACCATGAATTCTATCATTGAAAATTTACCTTCAAAGAGACAAACTCTTTTATTTTCTGCAACACAAACTAG ATCAGTGAAAGACTTGGCTAGATTGAGTTTGAAAGATCCCATGTATGTATCTGTACATGAACATGCCACACATACCACTCCTGAAGCTCTTCAACAAAGTTATATTATTTGTCCTTTAGAAGACAAATTATCAATGTTATGGTCATTCATTCGAAATCACTTGAAACAAAAAATCATTGTATTCTTCTCCAGTTGTAAACAG gtaaaatatatgtatgaagTGTTTTGTCGACTAAGACCCGGTGTAAGTTTATTGGCCCTTTATGGTACTTTACATCAACTTAGAAGAATGGAAATATACGAAACATTTTGCAAAAAACAGTTCGCAGTTTTATTTGCTACAGATATTGCTGCTCGAGGATTag atTTTCCTGCTGTAAATTGGGTTGTACAAATGGATTGTCCCGAAGATGTAAATGCATATATACATCGTGCTGGTAGAACAGCTAGATTTCAAAGCGGTGGTGAATCGCTACTAGTATTACTTTCGTCTGAAATAAAAATGGTTGAAAAACTGAAAGAAcgtaaaattccaatatctatGATAAA GATTAATCCGAATAAATTGCAATCGCCACAACGTAAAATAGAAGCATTGTTAGCACGAGATGTATCACTAAAAGAAAGTGCACAAAGAGCATTTATAGCTTATGTAAAATCAGTGTTTCTAATGAaagataaagaaatttttaatgttcgTGCATTAAATACTGATTCGTTTGCAAG ATCTTTAGGTTTAGCTATACCTCCAAGAATTAGATTTCTGCAAAGAATGGAACAGAAACAACAATCATCTACCAAAAATACTATAAGTGATCAGAATGATGAAAATAGTGAATCAGATAATAGTAAAAAGCAAGTGAATTCTAATTATAGTGATGATGATGACTACAAGGAGAAAAAGGAAGTCATATCAgaacaaaatacaaataaatttacgtttg aTGACAGTGACAATGATGACATACTTACtataaaaagaaagaatgtAGACATTGATGATATAGTGATTAATGATAAGGATAATGAAGatgaatattcaaataaaaagaaagtggTTACAAAAGCAGCAGTTGCTAAAAAAATCTTAAGGAAAAAAATAATACCTAACAAGAAAACTACTTTTGACGATGAAGGAAAg GAGCTATTAGATCCTACTAAAGTTAAGATTTCAGAATTAGCTAAGCAATATGAAAATGATGTAGATTCCGGCATTAACATAGAAATAGCTAAACAAATATTGCGTGAAGAAGACCGAATCGATAAGCAACGTTTTAAAGAGAAAGTAAAAGAAAAGCATAGAGAAGAAAAACGGAAGTTAAAGGCCAgcaaaaagaaaatagaaaataaaaatagcgACGAGGACGAAGTGCAGGAAAGTGCAAATGATGATGACAATAGTGACAGCGAATATAGTGCACCAGATTTATCATGGTTACCAGACCCAGACAAAATTTATGGTAAACAACAAGACGAGGAAACAAATTGTGATATTGCAGATTCAGAGGAAAGTGAAAAGGAAACTAAGATACATAG GCCTCCTAAAAGGAAACTTATGACACAGAAGGAAcacaagaaaaagaaacaaaaaatatcTCTCGAAATCGaaaacacaaatttaaaaactgatgAGGAATTAGCATTACAACTTTTACAAAACTGA